In Clostridium thermosuccinogenes, the genomic stretch CACCGTACTTGTCGAGATAATCATTCAAGGGCAAGCACTGCTTTCTTGCTATGTTTCCCGACAGCTCTCCGAAGAAGCTGAGGAATATGTCAAACTCTTCTCCTGCGGATGCCTTGAGCTTAACCTGGCTGACATAGTCTCCCCATGGTATGTAGTTAACCCTCAGGTCAATATTAAGTTCATCCTTTGTTGCTTCGTTTATTGCCGCCAGCACTTCGTCCTGCTGCTTAGGCCTGTCACCGGCCACATAAATGGTTATTGGTACTTTTTCCAGCGTAGTTGAAGACTTGTCTGAAGTTGAAGCCTGATCCGACGATGATGAATCGGGCTCAGTCTGGTCTTTACCAGAAGTGCCTCCACAGCCTGCCGGCACGGTTACCAATATGGCCAGTGCCATAATCAAACATAGAAGCTTAGTAATATTTTTCATTTTTACAACACTCCTTTAGTTTTTTTACTCTAACCGGATTAACCGGGTATAGACTAGCCTTTTATTGCCCCAATGGTTATACCCCTGATAAAATATTTCTGGACAAAGGGGTATACAAGCAGTATGGGACCAATGGTTACAATTACAGTAGCCATCTTTGTAGATTCTGCAGGTATTTCGGATACATTGGCTGTCATTGCAGCCTGCCCCACATATGTAACCCTCTGCAGAACCATCCTCAGAAGGTATTGAAGCGGATAAAGTTTTGGTTCGTTAATCAGCAATAGTGCCAGGTTCCACTCATTCCAATAGTTCAGAGCATAAAACAATGTAATTGTCGCAATACCCGGCAGTGCCAAATATATCGCAATGCTGCGGTATATTTTGAATTCTCCCGCTCCGTCTATTTTTGCCGATTCAATCACCGCATCAGGAACCCCTCTGAAGGAATTCAGCATCAGGAACATAAAAAACGGATTGAAAAGAATTGGCAATATGAGCCCCAGGATATTGTCTTTCAGGTGAAGCTTCAACAGAACCATATAAAAAGGTACAAGTCCTCCTGAAAAAACCATGGGTATATAAACAATCATGTTTATCACATTGCGGTATTTTAAATTCTTTCTTGATAACGAATATGCCATCATCGAAGTGATCAGCACCGACAGGACCGTTCCTGTGACCGTAACAATAGTTGTTATTTTATATGCATCAAAAATTACAGTTCCGTCAAAGAGGAGTCTATACGCATTCAAAGACCATTTTTCCGGTATAAGTCGGAAGCCGTTCTTAGCGATGCTTCTTTCATCAGTAAAGGAAACTGCCAAAACTATCAGGAAAGGAAACATGGTCAGCAATGCCACAAACCCCAGAAATATCGTATTTACTATATTAAAAAGACTATACCGTTTTCTCATGCCCTTTCATTTCCTTTCTAAAATAACCCCATGCTATCATCATATTTTTTAGCCAGCTTGTTGAAAATCATCACTGTAATAAAGCCACATACCGACTGAAATAATCCTATAGCTGTTCCTGTACTGAAATCCCCGTCGCTTCTCATTGCCCGGTATATGTAAGTATCAATTACATCTGTGGTTTTATTCAGAACCCCGTTGTCACCTATAATGGCATATATCATTCCGAAATTTCCGTAAAAGATTCTACCCAGAGCAAGAAGCAGCATTAATACGATGGTTGGGGTTATCTGCGGAAGAGTTATTCTAAAAATCTCATCAAATTTGGATGCCCCGTCTATTTTGGCAGATTCATAGAGTTCATTATTTATGGA encodes the following:
- a CDS encoding carbohydrate ABC transporter permease; translation: MRKRYSLFNIVNTIFLGFVALLTMFPFLIVLAVSFTDERSIAKNGFRLIPEKWSLNAYRLLFDGTVIFDAYKITTIVTVTGTVLSVLITSMMAYSLSRKNLKYRNVINMIVYIPMVFSGGLVPFYMVLLKLHLKDNILGLILPILFNPFFMFLMLNSFRGVPDAVIESAKIDGAGEFKIYRSIAIYLALPGIATITLFYALNYWNEWNLALLLINEPKLYPLQYLLRMVLQRVTYVGQAAMTANVSEIPAESTKMATVIVTIGPILLVYPFVQKYFIRGITIGAIKG